From a single Rosa rugosa chromosome 7, drRosRugo1.1, whole genome shotgun sequence genomic region:
- the LOC133723245 gene encoding uncharacterized protein LOC133723245 — MPPRRRNRRETTPASGDGNAPEGLANALGHIFQQLTAALPGSRTDFTMERARKHGAYSFSHAPDAMDAQNWLNKMERVFTQINCPEDRKVGLAVDFLDGVAFDWWNMTSRDLGNDGPITWEQFKEHFTERYYGTAIRDRMKYEFLHLEKGDKTVTEFEQRFTQLAQFVPDLVGTERERIYRFVDGLGGKYREQLTGVPFNTYSEVVNAALRLETMYLSGVRPRDAGGPSQGPSKRAASTSGSGSSGGGRRVSSDSVTLSDFGGLNMGDGQSEWQFSDGTSQYGGTSEGFHTWRDRPQRWTRDVTCYQCGQQGHYRRDCPTLTQDVTLDVGQGSSYASGGSSSGTNTSSVRGGTPTSSVRGGTQ, encoded by the coding sequence ATGCCTCCTAGACGCCGAAACCGCAGGGAGACTACTCCCGCTTCAGGAGATGGGAATGCTCCTGAAGGACTAGCGAACGCCTTGGGGCATATTTTCCAGCAGCTGACTGCAGCGCTTCCTGGTTCCAGAACCGATTTTACCATGGAGCGAGCGAGGAAGCATGGAGCGTATAGTTTCTCCCATGCTCCTGATGCTATGGATGCTCAGAATTGGCTGAACAAGATGGAGAGGGTTTTTACTCAGATTAATTGTCCGGAGGACCGGAAAGTGGGCTTGGCAGTAGACTTTCTCGATGGTGTGGCTTTTGACTGGTGGAATATGACCAGCAGGGATTTAGGGAATGATGGCCCAATCACTTGGGAACAGTTTAAGGAACATTTTACTGAGCGGTATTATGGTACAGCTATCCGTGACAGGATGAAGTATGAGTTCTTACATTTAGAGAAAGGGGACAAGACTGTGACGGAGTTTGAGCAGCGGTTCACCCAGCTAGCCCAATTTGTGCCTGATCTGGTTGGCACTGAGAGAGAGCGGATCTATAGGTTTGTTGATGGATTGGGGGGTAAGTATCGTGAGCAGTTGACAGGAGTGCCATTCAATACTTACTCTGAGGTAGTTAATGCTGCTCTGCGACTTGAGACCATGTATTTGTCCGGTGTTCGACCTCGAGATGCGGGTGGCCCTAGCCAGGGTCCATCCAAGAGAGCTGCTTCTACTTCTGGTTCAGGATCTTCTGGAGGTGGTAGACGTGTTAGCTCGGATTCAGTCACCCTATCTGATTTTGGAGGACTTAATATGGGAGATGGTCAGTCTGAGTGGCAGTTCAGTGACGGCACTAGTCAGTACGGTGGTACCTCAGAGGGATTCCATACTTGGAGGGATCGTCCCCAGCGTTGGACGAGGGATGTGACGTGCTATCAGTGTGGACAGCAGGGTCATTATAGGAGGGATTGCCCTACTTTGACTCAGGATGTTACTCTAGACGTTGGTCAGGGTTCTAGTTACGCATCAGGAGGTTCATCTAGCGGCACTAACACTAGTTCTGTCAGGGGCGGCACTCCCACTAGTTCTGTCAGGGGCGGTACTCAATGA